In Salvelinus sp. IW2-2015 unplaced genomic scaffold, ASM291031v2 Un_scaffold211, whole genome shotgun sequence, one DNA window encodes the following:
- the LOC112068177 gene encoding glycoprotein integral membrane protein 1 isoform X2: MQARESILINVTAGTLNDTQVQESNNLQINLNISVDEEQVLINDIPVELSGVTRLNCQALLLDTTNGTSEFESGDYVSTVTRVMVSQNRLWSDSEEVVALQVFSEVIEMEGKKVQQPEMCEVKILMSPNFQTLAQYTNTYPIGHSEIFRIPRENDVVITDPTNPKKSEYQVMSQTTSHYPLKHADTTQEETAAPGKLPETPLRMEPDLLYDNNDERDDLGGLLDQMQTEAPLKESISSYSAMCRWVEEVRDRLRRFWSESLPLFFLVMWVVVIGVVGSAVIVKILDMFFPTCEHKGIFHLNHVTLMPEDEKHTLLENIEIEVEEVKRPSMKTEEESDCIC; this comes from the exons atgcaggcaaga GAAAGTATTCTGATCAATGTGACAGCAGGGACATTGAATGATACACAGGTGCAGGAGTCCAACAACTTGCAG ATTAACCTGAATATTTCAGTGGATGAAGAGCAGGTGCTCATCAATGACATCCCTGTGGAGTTGTCAGGGGTGACCAGGTTGAATTGCCAAGCCTTGCTGT TGGATACCACCAATGGCACAAGTGAATTTGAATCTGGTGACTATGTCTCCACTGTCACCCGGGTGATGGTGAGCCAGAATCGCTTGTGGAGTGATTCAGAAGAGGTGGTGGCTCTCCAAGTGTTCAGCGAGGTCATTGAGATGGAGGGGAAAAAG GTCCAGCAGCCAGAAATGTGTGAAGTGAAGATACTGATGAGCCCCAATTTCCAGACGCTTGCTCAGTATACCAACACCTATCCCATTGGACACAGCGAGATTTTCAGGATCCCAAGGGAAAATGATGTGGTCATCACAGATCCAACAaatcccaaaaaat CTGAATACCAAGTGATGTCCCAGACCACCAGTCATTACCCTCTGAAGCATGCGGACACCACCCAGGAGGAGACTGCTGCCCCAGGCAAGCTCCCGGAGACTCCCCTCCGCATGGAACCAGACCTACTGTATGATAACAATGATGAGCGTGATGACTTAGGAGGGCTGTTGGATCAGATGCAGACAGAGGCACCACTCAAAGAATCTATCTCTTCTTACAGT GCCATGTGTCgatgggtggaggaggtgagggaccgCCTGCGACGCTTCTGGTCTGAGTCCTTACCCCTGTTCTTCTTGGTCATGTGGGTGGTAGTGATTGGTGTGGTTGGGTCAGCGGTCATTGTCAAGATCCTGGACATGTTCTTCCCAACATGCGAACACAA GGGAATTTTCCATTTAAATCATGTGACTCTGATGCCGGAAGATGAGAAACACACCCTGCTGGAGAACATTGAAATAGAGGTAGAGGAGGTGAAAAGACCTTCAATGAAAACTGAAGAGGAGTCTGATTGCATCTGTTGA
- the LOC112068177 gene encoding glycoprotein integral membrane protein 1 isoform X1 codes for MAMKRTSIYTICVLFMSFIFAESSPRQLNTESILINVTAGTLNDTQVQESNNLQINLNISVDEEQVLINDIPVELSGVTRLNCQALLLDTTNGTSEFESGDYVSTVTRVMVSQNRLWSDSEEVVALQVFSEVIEMEGKKVQQPEMCEVKILMSPNFQTLAQYTNTYPIGHSEIFRIPRENDVVITDPTNPKKSEYQVMSQTTSHYPLKHADTTQEETAAPGKLPETPLRMEPDLLYDNNDERDDLGGLLDQMQTEAPLKESISSYSAMCRWVEEVRDRLRRFWSESLPLFFLVMWVVVIGVVGSAVIVKILDMFFPTCEHKGIFHLNHVTLMPEDEKHTLLENIEIEVEEVKRPSMKTEEESDCIC; via the exons ATGGCGATGAAACGAACATCAATTTATACTATATGTGTACTGTTTATGTCATTCATTTTCGCTGAGTCTTCACCTCGACAATTGAACACG GAAAGTATTCTGATCAATGTGACAGCAGGGACATTGAATGATACACAGGTGCAGGAGTCCAACAACTTGCAG ATTAACCTGAATATTTCAGTGGATGAAGAGCAGGTGCTCATCAATGACATCCCTGTGGAGTTGTCAGGGGTGACCAGGTTGAATTGCCAAGCCTTGCTGT TGGATACCACCAATGGCACAAGTGAATTTGAATCTGGTGACTATGTCTCCACTGTCACCCGGGTGATGGTGAGCCAGAATCGCTTGTGGAGTGATTCAGAAGAGGTGGTGGCTCTCCAAGTGTTCAGCGAGGTCATTGAGATGGAGGGGAAAAAG GTCCAGCAGCCAGAAATGTGTGAAGTGAAGATACTGATGAGCCCCAATTTCCAGACGCTTGCTCAGTATACCAACACCTATCCCATTGGACACAGCGAGATTTTCAGGATCCCAAGGGAAAATGATGTGGTCATCACAGATCCAACAaatcccaaaaaat CTGAATACCAAGTGATGTCCCAGACCACCAGTCATTACCCTCTGAAGCATGCGGACACCACCCAGGAGGAGACTGCTGCCCCAGGCAAGCTCCCGGAGACTCCCCTCCGCATGGAACCAGACCTACTGTATGATAACAATGATGAGCGTGATGACTTAGGAGGGCTGTTGGATCAGATGCAGACAGAGGCACCACTCAAAGAATCTATCTCTTCTTACAGT GCCATGTGTCgatgggtggaggaggtgagggaccgCCTGCGACGCTTCTGGTCTGAGTCCTTACCCCTGTTCTTCTTGGTCATGTGGGTGGTAGTGATTGGTGTGGTTGGGTCAGCGGTCATTGTCAAGATCCTGGACATGTTCTTCCCAACATGCGAACACAA GGGAATTTTCCATTTAAATCATGTGACTCTGATGCCGGAAGATGAGAAACACACCCTGCTGGAGAACATTGAAATAGAGGTAGAGGAGGTGAAAAGACCTTCAATGAAAACTGAAGAGGAGTCTGATTGCATCTGTTGA
- the LOC112068177 gene encoding glycoprotein integral membrane protein 1 isoform X3: MQESILINVTAGTLNDTQVQESNNLQINLNISVDEEQVLINDIPVELSGVTRLNCQALLLDTTNGTSEFESGDYVSTVTRVMVSQNRLWSDSEEVVALQVFSEVIEMEGKKVQQPEMCEVKILMSPNFQTLAQYTNTYPIGHSEIFRIPRENDVVITDPTNPKKSEYQVMSQTTSHYPLKHADTTQEETAAPGKLPETPLRMEPDLLYDNNDERDDLGGLLDQMQTEAPLKESISSYSAMCRWVEEVRDRLRRFWSESLPLFFLVMWVVVIGVVGSAVIVKILDMFFPTCEHKGIFHLNHVTLMPEDEKHTLLENIEIEVEEVKRPSMKTEEESDCIC; encoded by the exons atgcag GAAAGTATTCTGATCAATGTGACAGCAGGGACATTGAATGATACACAGGTGCAGGAGTCCAACAACTTGCAG ATTAACCTGAATATTTCAGTGGATGAAGAGCAGGTGCTCATCAATGACATCCCTGTGGAGTTGTCAGGGGTGACCAGGTTGAATTGCCAAGCCTTGCTGT TGGATACCACCAATGGCACAAGTGAATTTGAATCTGGTGACTATGTCTCCACTGTCACCCGGGTGATGGTGAGCCAGAATCGCTTGTGGAGTGATTCAGAAGAGGTGGTGGCTCTCCAAGTGTTCAGCGAGGTCATTGAGATGGAGGGGAAAAAG GTCCAGCAGCCAGAAATGTGTGAAGTGAAGATACTGATGAGCCCCAATTTCCAGACGCTTGCTCAGTATACCAACACCTATCCCATTGGACACAGCGAGATTTTCAGGATCCCAAGGGAAAATGATGTGGTCATCACAGATCCAACAaatcccaaaaaat CTGAATACCAAGTGATGTCCCAGACCACCAGTCATTACCCTCTGAAGCATGCGGACACCACCCAGGAGGAGACTGCTGCCCCAGGCAAGCTCCCGGAGACTCCCCTCCGCATGGAACCAGACCTACTGTATGATAACAATGATGAGCGTGATGACTTAGGAGGGCTGTTGGATCAGATGCAGACAGAGGCACCACTCAAAGAATCTATCTCTTCTTACAGT GCCATGTGTCgatgggtggaggaggtgagggaccgCCTGCGACGCTTCTGGTCTGAGTCCTTACCCCTGTTCTTCTTGGTCATGTGGGTGGTAGTGATTGGTGTGGTTGGGTCAGCGGTCATTGTCAAGATCCTGGACATGTTCTTCCCAACATGCGAACACAA GGGAATTTTCCATTTAAATCATGTGACTCTGATGCCGGAAGATGAGAAACACACCCTGCTGGAGAACATTGAAATAGAGGTAGAGGAGGTGAAAAGACCTTCAATGAAAACTGAAGAGGAGTCTGATTGCATCTGTTGA